From a single Lewinella sp. LCG006 genomic region:
- the rpsQ gene encoding 30S ribosomal protein S17, which produces MEERNLRKQLIGIVTSDKMDKSISVSVERRIQHPIYGKFVKKSNKFMAHDEKNECNIGDKVRIMETRPTSARKRWRLVEILEKAK; this is translated from the coding sequence ATGGAAGAACGTAATCTTCGTAAACAGCTAATCGGTATCGTTACCAGTGACAAGATGGACAAGTCTATCTCGGTTTCTGTAGAACGCCGTATTCAGCACCCCATTTATGGAAAGTTCGTCAAGAAGTCAAACAAGTTTATGGCGCATGACGAAAAGAACGAGTGTAATATTGGGGATAAAGTGCGCATCATGGAGACGCGCCCAACAAGTGCCCGCAAACGTTGGCGCTTAGTTGAAATCTTGGAGAAAGCCAAGTAA
- the rplE gene encoding 50S ribosomal protein L5, with translation MSYTPRLRKKYYEEVIPALQEQFQYSSVMEVPRLLKICINQGVGQGTQDKKLVDNAVGELSLITGQKAVKTKAKKSVSNFKLREGMHIGARVTLRQKQMFEFLDRLVSVALPRVRDFRGINDKSFDGRGNYTMGIKEQIVFPEIDLDKVSNITGMDITFVTSAKTDAEALALLKALGLPFKNQNN, from the coding sequence ATGAGTTACACACCGCGATTAAGAAAAAAGTATTACGAAGAAGTAATACCTGCTCTGCAAGAGCAATTCCAGTATAGCAGCGTGATGGAAGTTCCTCGTCTGTTGAAGATTTGTATCAACCAAGGTGTTGGTCAAGGTACTCAGGACAAGAAGCTGGTCGACAATGCTGTTGGAGAACTTTCTTTGATCACCGGCCAAAAAGCCGTGAAGACCAAAGCAAAGAAGTCTGTCTCTAACTTTAAGTTGCGTGAAGGTATGCACATCGGTGCTCGCGTGACTTTACGTCAGAAGCAAATGTTTGAATTCCTCGACCGTCTGGTATCTGTGGCTTTGCCTCGGGTGCGTGACTTCCGCGGAATTAATGACAAAAGCTTTGACGGCCGTGGTAACTATACCATGGGAATCAAAGAGCAGATCGTTTTTCCTGAAATCGACCTGGATAAGGTAAGCAACATCACGGGAATGGACATCACTTTCGTGACCAGTGCTAAAACCGATGCTGAAGCACTAGCGCTATTGAAAGCACTAGGTCTTCCTTTCAAGAATCAGAACAACTAG
- a CDS encoding cytochrome B: MYNMLVHAHSGLRWLVLIFLVLAIVTAWGKWSKQTAYPDGKLPLLGFIFTHVQLLLGLILYFISPKVQFAGGVMKDSMLRFYTVEHMSLMLLAIALITVGYIKAKKQIPQPLGHRTIVRYYVIGLALILVSIPWPFRDLGAGWF; the protein is encoded by the coding sequence ATGTACAATATGCTCGTTCACGCCCATTCGGGTCTGCGTTGGTTGGTCCTGATCTTTTTGGTTTTGGCCATCGTCACTGCCTGGGGCAAGTGGTCTAAACAAACCGCTTATCCCGATGGCAAACTTCCGCTGCTGGGCTTCATCTTCACCCATGTACAGCTGCTCTTGGGCCTGATCCTCTACTTTATCAGCCCCAAAGTACAATTCGCCGGTGGGGTCATGAAGGACAGTATGCTTCGCTTCTACACGGTAGAGCACATGAGCCTCATGTTGCTGGCCATCGCCCTCATCACCGTAGGCTACATCAAGGCCAAGAAGCAAATCCCCCAACCACTGGGGCACCGTACCATCGTTCGGTACTACGTTATCGGTCTGGCACTTATTCTGGTCAGCATTCCCTGGCCGTTCCGCGATCTGGGGGCGGGCTGGTTCTAA
- the rplW gene encoding 50S ribosomal protein L23 — MAKPILIKPLITEKAETLSEGLNKYSFVVAKGANKVEIRKAVQDMYGVNVTSVNTAIMPGKAKNRTTKSGVLKGRVAAYKKAVVTLVEGEEIDFFGDI; from the coding sequence ATGGCAAAGCCAATTTTAATCAAACCACTAATTACCGAGAAAGCAGAAACGCTTTCTGAAGGCCTCAACAAGTACAGCTTCGTTGTTGCTAAAGGAGCTAATAAAGTGGAAATCCGTAAGGCAGTGCAGGATATGTACGGCGTAAATGTTACGTCTGTAAATACTGCAATCATGCCAGGAAAAGCAAAGAATAGAACGACCAAATCGGGTGTTCTCAAAGGCCGGGTGGCTGCTTACAAAAAAGCAGTAGTAACCTTGGTTGAAGGAGAAGAAATCGATTTCTTCGGAGACATTTAA
- the rplV gene encoding 50S ribosomal protein L22, translating into MEAVAKLKSVPMSARKMRLIVDNIRGKKVNDALDILRFSKQEAAQWLEKALLSAVANWEYKLDGQESADDYGLYVKTAFSNEAGMLKRFRPAPHGRAHRIRKRSNHVTLIVENSLPLASEEEE; encoded by the coding sequence ATGGAAGCAGTAGCCAAACTCAAGAGCGTTCCGATGTCGGCCAGAAAGATGCGTCTGATAGTCGACAACATACGCGGGAAAAAGGTAAATGATGCCCTTGATATCCTACGCTTTAGCAAGCAGGAAGCTGCGCAATGGCTAGAAAAAGCCCTCTTGTCAGCAGTAGCCAATTGGGAATATAAATTGGATGGCCAAGAAAGTGCTGACGATTACGGATTGTACGTTAAAACCGCCTTCTCTAACGAGGCAGGCATGTTGAAGCGTTTCCGTCCTGCGCCACACGGTCGGGCACATCGCATCCGCAAGCGTAGCAATCACGTTACGCTTATTGTAGAAAACAGTTTACCTCTCGCTTCGGAAGAAGAAGAGTAG
- the rplX gene encoding 50S ribosomal protein L24, giving the protein MKKVNQKRFAPKLKIKKGDKVVVIAGAYKDRSKVLEVLEVIPSENRAIVEEVNIRKKHQKPTQDNPGGIIDKAAPINLSNLMLVDGTGEPTRVGRKAGDDGKMKRYSKKSGEILD; this is encoded by the coding sequence ATGAAGAAAGTAAATCAGAAACGCTTTGCTCCCAAGCTGAAGATCAAAAAGGGAGATAAAGTTGTTGTTATCGCGGGTGCCTACAAGGATCGTAGCAAGGTTTTGGAAGTACTGGAAGTAATTCCTAGCGAAAACCGTGCGATCGTTGAAGAGGTGAATATTCGTAAGAAGCACCAGAAGCCAACCCAGGACAATCCTGGTGGCATCATCGATAAAGCAGCTCCTATCAACCTTTCTAACTTGATGTTAGTAGATGGCACAGGAGAGCCTACCCGCGTTGGCCGTAAGGCTGGTGACGATGGCAAAATGAAACGTTATTCCAAAAAATCCGGGGAAATCTTAGACTAA
- the rpsC gene encoding 30S ribosomal protein S3: protein MGQKTNPIGNRLGYIRGWDSNWYADKGYADNVVEDEKIRTYLAARIQKGGIARTIIERTLKRITVTIHTSRPGIIIGKGGQEVDRIREELKKLTSKDVQINIIEIRKPELDANIVAESIAKQLEARINYRRAIKMAIQSTMRANAEGIKVRISGRLNGSDMSRTEEYKEGRTPLHTFRADIDYALHEALTVYGIIGVKVWICKGEVLGKRDLHPNAGLTGSEGGSGNSGGGDRRGGRGGDRRGGRGGDRRGGGGDRRGGGGRR, encoded by the coding sequence ATGGGTCAGAAGACTAATCCTATTGGTAATCGTTTGGGGTATATTCGCGGTTGGGATTCCAACTGGTATGCTGATAAAGGTTACGCAGATAACGTTGTTGAAGATGAAAAGATTCGCACGTATCTCGCCGCTCGTATCCAGAAGGGTGGTATTGCTCGTACCATCATTGAGCGCACACTCAAGCGGATCACGGTAACTATCCACACCTCTCGCCCCGGTATTATTATCGGTAAAGGAGGCCAGGAAGTTGATCGTATCCGGGAAGAGCTCAAGAAGTTGACTAGCAAAGATGTGCAAATCAATATCATCGAAATCCGTAAGCCGGAGTTAGATGCGAATATTGTTGCTGAATCTATCGCTAAGCAATTAGAAGCACGGATCAACTACCGTCGCGCCATTAAAATGGCGATTCAATCAACCATGCGTGCCAATGCCGAAGGTATCAAAGTACGTATTTCTGGTCGTTTGAATGGTTCTGATATGAGCCGTACGGAAGAGTACAAAGAAGGTCGTACACCTCTGCATACGTTCCGCGCTGATATCGACTACGCACTTCACGAAGCACTTACCGTTTACGGTATTATCGGTGTGAAAGTTTGGATTTGTAAAGGCGAAGTCCTTGGCAAACGTGACTTGCACCCGAATGCTGGCCTTACAGGAAGTGAAGGTGGCAGTGGTAATAGTGGTGGCGGAGATCGCCGTGGTGGCCGTGGCGGAGATCGTCGTGGTGGCCGTGGTGGAGATCGTCGCGGTGGTGGCGGAGATCGCCGCGGTGGTGGCGGACGTCGCTAA
- the rplN gene encoding 50S ribosomal protein L14: MIQQESRLRVADNSGAKEVLCIRVLGGSKRRYASVGDMIVVSVKEAAPGGIKKGAISRAVVVRTKKEIRRRDGSYIRFDDNAVVLLSASEEPRGTRIFGPVARELRERDYMRIVSLAPEVL; the protein is encoded by the coding sequence ATGATCCAGCAAGAATCCCGGCTCCGTGTAGCCGACAATAGTGGCGCCAAAGAGGTGCTTTGTATCCGTGTTTTAGGCGGGTCTAAGCGTCGTTACGCTTCTGTTGGCGATATGATCGTGGTATCTGTTAAAGAGGCAGCTCCCGGTGGTATTAAGAAAGGAGCGATCTCTAGGGCCGTAGTGGTTCGTACCAAGAAAGAGATCCGTCGCCGCGATGGTAGTTACATTCGCTTTGATGACAATGCAGTTGTACTGCTGAGTGCTAGCGAAGAACCTCGCGGAACCCGTATTTTCGGCCCTGTTGCCCGTGAGCTTCGTGAGCGTGACTACATGCGTATCGTTTCTCTCGCACCAGAGGTATTATAA
- the rpsL gene encoding 30S ribosomal protein S12, whose translation MPTINQLVRKGRTQIVTKSKSRALDSCPQKRGVCTRVYTTTPKKPNSALRKVAKVRLTNGIEVIAYIPGEGHNLQEHSIVLIRGGRVKDLPGVRYTIVRGALDTAGVNDRKKSRSKYGTKRPKS comes from the coding sequence ATGCCTACTATTAATCAACTTGTGCGGAAAGGCCGCACGCAGATTGTGACCAAGAGCAAGTCACGCGCCCTGGACTCATGTCCTCAGAAGCGTGGTGTATGTACTCGTGTATACACAACCACTCCTAAGAAACCAAACTCTGCCCTACGTAAGGTAGCCAAAGTGCGCCTGACCAATGGCATTGAGGTAATTGCCTATATCCCAGGGGAAGGCCATAACCTACAGGAACACTCAATCGTACTGATCCGTGGTGGTCGTGTGAAAGATTTACCTGGTGTACGTTACACTATCGTACGTGGTGCCTTGGATACTGCGGGTGTAAACGATCGTAAAAAGAGTCGCTCTAAGTACGGAACTAAGCGTCCTAAGAGCTAA
- the rplD gene encoding 50S ribosomal protein L4, with amino-acid sequence MKLDVLNIKGEQTGRTVELSDEIFGQTPNEHAVYLAVKQYLAHQRQGTHKAKERGEIAGSTRKLHRQKGTGGSRKGSINSPVFRGGGRVFGPRPRNYELRLNKKLKTLARVSALSSKASAGSIMILEDFSFDAPKTKEFKAILSNLKVDGKKALLVTAEMENTLLLSSRNLKKAAVARAIDLNVYQILNSDTIVLSESAVAKLQESIA; translated from the coding sequence ATGAAACTCGATGTTTTAAATATCAAAGGCGAGCAAACGGGACGCACCGTAGAGCTATCCGACGAGATCTTCGGACAAACGCCCAACGAGCATGCGGTTTACCTGGCAGTTAAGCAATACTTAGCTCATCAGCGCCAGGGTACGCACAAGGCGAAAGAACGTGGTGAAATCGCTGGTTCTACACGCAAGTTGCACCGTCAGAAAGGTACAGGTGGTTCACGTAAGGGTAGTATCAACAGCCCTGTGTTCCGCGGTGGAGGCCGGGTATTCGGTCCTCGCCCACGCAATTACGAATTACGCCTCAACAAGAAGTTGAAGACGTTGGCTCGTGTGTCTGCACTTTCTTCTAAAGCCAGTGCCGGTTCTATTATGATTCTGGAAGATTTCTCTTTCGATGCGCCAAAGACCAAAGAGTTCAAGGCCATTTTGAGCAATCTGAAAGTAGATGGTAAAAAGGCTCTACTCGTAACGGCAGAAATGGAAAACACCTTGTTGCTTTCCAGCCGTAACCTTAAGAAGGCAGCAGTAGCACGTGCTATTGACCTGAACGTGTATCAGATTTTGAATAGCGATACCATTGTGCTTTCAGAAAGTGCTGTGGCAAAGCTTCAGGAATCAATTGCATAA
- the rplC gene encoding 50S ribosomal protein L3 translates to MNGIIGKKVGMTSIFDEAGRNIACTVVEAGPCVVTQVKNEESDGYSALQLGFGDAKEKNTSQPLQGHFEKAGTDPKRRLVEFRDAKMEKKAGETITVDEVFVEGDVINAVGVSKGKGFQGVVKRHSFRGVNDATHGQHNRQRAPGSIGAASYPARVFKGMRMAGRDGGSRVKVKNLKVMKIFPEQNLILLKGAVPGHKGAYIILEK, encoded by the coding sequence ATGAACGGAATTATCGGAAAGAAGGTCGGAATGACCAGTATCTTCGACGAAGCTGGTCGTAATATCGCTTGTACAGTAGTAGAAGCGGGCCCTTGTGTAGTTACACAAGTTAAGAACGAAGAATCCGACGGTTACTCAGCGCTTCAGCTGGGCTTTGGTGATGCCAAAGAGAAAAACACATCACAACCCCTCCAAGGGCATTTCGAGAAAGCAGGTACGGATCCCAAGCGTCGTTTGGTCGAGTTCCGCGACGCTAAAATGGAAAAGAAGGCAGGTGAAACCATCACCGTCGACGAAGTATTCGTTGAAGGCGATGTCATCAATGCTGTCGGTGTTTCCAAGGGTAAAGGTTTCCAGGGGGTAGTTAAGCGTCACAGCTTCCGCGGTGTGAACGATGCTACGCACGGTCAGCACAACCGCCAACGCGCTCCGGGTTCGATCGGTGCAGCGTCTTACCCAGCACGGGTATTCAAAGGTATGCGCATGGCCGGCCGTGACGGTGGTTCACGGGTGAAGGTGAAGAACCTCAAAGTAATGAAGATCTTCCCTGAGCAGAACCTCATCCTTCTTAAGGGTGCAGTTCCCGGGCACAAAGGTGCTTACATTATCCTGGAAAAATAA
- the rpsG gene encoding 30S ribosomal protein S7: protein MRKRKPKVRIIAPDPRYGDEMVTQFVNMMMLEGRKSAAFKVFYDAMDIIKERTESDEHAVWKKALNNAMPQVEVRSRRIGGATFQIPTEIRAKRKLSIGMKWVIKFARQRSGKGMAEKMAAELIAASKGEGAAVKRKEDTHRMAESNRAFAHFRV, encoded by the coding sequence ATGAGGAAAAGAAAGCCAAAAGTAAGAATTATTGCTCCCGATCCCCGCTACGGTGACGAGATGGTAACTCAGTTTGTAAACATGATGATGTTGGAAGGCCGTAAGAGCGCCGCATTCAAAGTGTTCTACGACGCAATGGACATCATTAAGGAGCGTACAGAATCAGACGAACACGCCGTGTGGAAAAAAGCATTGAACAATGCTATGCCACAAGTGGAAGTACGTTCTCGCCGTATCGGTGGAGCTACCTTCCAGATTCCTACCGAAATTCGCGCTAAGCGCAAATTGTCTATCGGTATGAAGTGGGTGATCAAGTTCGCTCGCCAGCGTTCTGGTAAAGGAATGGCCGAAAAAATGGCCGCTGAGCTGATCGCAGCTAGCAAAGGAGAAGGAGCAGCCGTAAAGCGTAAGGAAGATACCCACCGTATGGCGGAATCTAACCGTGCCTTTGCTCACTTCCGTGTGTAA
- the rplB gene encoding 50S ribosomal protein L2: MPVKKYRPLTPGLRTRVGNAFTELTNDKPEKTLLAPLKKSGGRNGTGKMTVRQRGGGHKRRYRMIDFKRNRDGVAATVKTIEYDPNRTAFIALLEYPDGEKRYIIAPQGLKVGATVESGPGVAPLVGNTMLLSEIPLGSAIHAIELQPGKGAALARSAGTNGTLMGREGRYASVKLPSGEVRRILLTCRATIGNTSNPDHGLEVLGKAGRKRWLGRRPRVRGVAMNPVDHPMGGGEGRASGGHPRSRTGIMAKGQKTRNNKKHSTKLIISKRKTKK; the protein is encoded by the coding sequence ATGCCAGTTAAAAAGTATCGTCCGTTAACACCTGGTTTGCGTACCCGCGTAGGGAATGCATTCACAGAGTTGACGAATGACAAGCCGGAAAAGACGCTGCTTGCTCCCCTGAAAAAGTCAGGTGGACGTAATGGTACGGGAAAAATGACCGTACGTCAGCGTGGTGGTGGACACAAGCGTCGCTACCGTATGATTGATTTCAAGCGCAATCGTGATGGTGTTGCAGCTACTGTAAAGACGATCGAATACGATCCGAACCGTACTGCTTTCATCGCTTTGCTGGAATATCCTGATGGCGAAAAGCGCTATATCATCGCCCCTCAAGGGTTGAAGGTAGGTGCTACCGTTGAATCAGGCCCAGGAGTTGCCCCTCTTGTGGGTAATACCATGTTGCTGAGTGAAATCCCTTTGGGATCTGCGATCCATGCTATTGAACTTCAGCCAGGTAAAGGTGCCGCATTGGCACGTTCTGCTGGTACAAACGGTACCTTGATGGGCCGTGAAGGTCGTTACGCTTCGGTGAAGCTGCCTTCTGGTGAAGTTCGTCGTATTCTCTTGACTTGCCGTGCTACGATCGGTAACACTTCTAACCCGGATCACGGACTAGAAGTACTCGGTAAAGCGGGTCGTAAGCGTTGGTTGGGTCGCCGTCCTCGTGTTCGTGGTGTAGCCATGAACCCTGTCGATCACCCCATGGGTGGTGGTGAAGGACGCGCTTCTGGAGGACACCCACGTTCTCGTACGGGTATTATGGCCAAAGGTCAGAAGACACGTAACAACAAGAAGCACTCTACCAAATTAATTATTAGCAAGCGTAAAACTAAGAAATAG
- the rpmC gene encoding 50S ribosomal protein L29 codes for MATKKYLELQEFSDTDLQAELEATESRYQKMKFDHAITGLDNPLVLREVRRDIARLNTEARRRQLAAASEEELANRSKIRARRRRS; via the coding sequence ATGGCAACCAAAAAATATTTGGAACTGCAAGAGTTCTCTGACACGGACCTTCAGGCTGAACTGGAGGCCACCGAGAGCAGATATCAGAAGATGAAGTTTGACCATGCTATTACTGGCCTGGACAATCCTCTAGTGTTGCGCGAAGTTCGTAGGGACATCGCTCGCTTAAACACAGAAGCTCGCCGCCGCCAATTGGCTGCTGCTTCAGAAGAAGAACTCGCTAATCGTAGTAAAATCAGAGCTCGTCGCAGACGTAGCTAG
- the rpsS gene encoding 30S ribosomal protein S19: MARSIRKGPYVFHKLLKKVEISKASSKKKVIKTWSRSSMIIPDMVGETIAVHNGKIHVPVYVTENMVGHKLGEFAPTRSFKGHTGNR, from the coding sequence ATGGCTAGATCAATTCGCAAAGGGCCTTACGTATTCCACAAGCTTTTGAAGAAAGTGGAAATATCTAAAGCGTCCAGCAAAAAGAAAGTGATCAAAACTTGGTCCCGCTCATCCATGATCATTCCGGATATGGTAGGGGAGACGATCGCTGTCCATAATGGTAAAATCCACGTTCCTGTTTATGTAACAGAAAACATGGTAGGCCATAAATTGGGCGAATTCGCTCCTACGCGGAGCTTTAAAGGTCATACCGGTAACCGGTAA
- the rplP gene encoding 50S ribosomal protein L16, protein MLQPKRTKYRKQQKGRNRGVAKRGTLVSFGSFGLKSMELGRITNRQIEAARIAMTRYMKREGKVWIRIFPDKPITSKPLEVRMGKGKGNLDHYVAQVQPGRVLFELDGVPREVAEEALRLAAQKLPVKTKTITRPDYEG, encoded by the coding sequence ATGTTACAGCCGAAAAGAACGAAATATCGCAAGCAGCAAAAAGGACGTAATCGCGGTGTCGCAAAGCGTGGGACCCTGGTATCCTTTGGCTCATTCGGTCTTAAGTCCATGGAACTTGGCCGTATCACCAACCGGCAAATTGAAGCCGCGCGTATCGCAATGACGCGTTACATGAAGCGTGAAGGTAAAGTATGGATTCGTATTTTCCCCGATAAGCCTATCACTTCCAAGCCTTTAGAGGTGCGGATGGGTAAGGGTAAGGGTAACCTGGATCACTATGTGGCACAGGTACAGCCCGGTCGTGTATTGTTCGAACTGGATGGTGTTCCCCGCGAAGTTGCTGAAGAAGCACTCCGTTTGGCAGCACAGAAATTGCCAGTGAAAACAAAGACCATTACCCGCCCAGATTACGAAGGGTAA
- the fusA gene encoding elongation factor G produces MAKDLTYTRNIGIAAHIDAGKTTTTERVLFYTGLSHKIGEVHDGAATMDWMEQEQERGITITSAATKTSWKWKDMDYAVNIIDTPGHVDFTVEVNRSLRVLDGLVFLFCAVSGVEPQSETNWRLADNYKVPRIGFVNKMDRSGADFFNVVNDVQEKLGSKAIPLQIPIGAEETFMGVVDLITNQAITWNEDDYGMTFEVIDMPADLVDTAAEWREKLLEAVAEYDESLMEKFFEDPNSITEDEMRKAVREAVMDMAFVPMMCGTAFKNKGVQAVLDAVCAYLPSPLDIEAIVGTNPETEKEEKRRPSNDEPFAALAFKIATDPFVGRLAFMRVYSGVLDAGSYVYNSRSDSKERISRIYQMHANKQNSIPRVEAGDIAAAVGFKDIRTGDTLCDLDHPIVLESMVFPDPVIGIAVEPKTQKDLDKLGMSLAKLAEEDPTFKVRYDEDTNQTIISGMGELHLEIIIDRLKREFKVECNVGEPQVTYKEALQTTVSHRERLKKQSGGSGLFADMEFELGPADEEFLESEDFKAGKVKLQFDWGIVGGAIDKNYQKPIRDGFTAMMNNGILAGYNIDSMKVRVYDGSMHSVDSKPIAFELCAKEGFRAAAPKTNPILLEPIMKLEIITPEEYVGNVIGDLNRRRGLPKGQQPRSGGAISITADVPLAEMFGYVTDLRTITSGRANSSMEFSHYAAAPSGIAKEVMEKANGNS; encoded by the coding sequence ATGGCTAAGGATCTCACTTATACGAGAAACATTGGCATTGCCGCTCACATCGACGCCGGAAAGACTACCACTACCGAGCGCGTCCTATTCTACACCGGACTAAGCCACAAGATTGGCGAAGTACACGACGGTGCAGCTACTATGGACTGGATGGAGCAGGAGCAGGAGCGTGGAATCACCATCACCTCTGCAGCCACCAAAACTTCCTGGAAATGGAAGGATATGGACTATGCTGTTAATATCATTGACACTCCAGGACACGTTGACTTTACCGTAGAGGTAAACCGTTCACTTCGTGTTTTAGATGGTCTGGTATTCCTGTTCTGTGCAGTTTCAGGTGTTGAGCCACAGTCAGAAACCAACTGGCGCCTGGCTGACAACTACAAAGTACCACGTATTGGATTTGTTAATAAAATGGACCGCTCTGGTGCCGATTTCTTTAACGTTGTAAACGACGTACAAGAGAAATTGGGTTCTAAAGCTATTCCACTGCAAATTCCAATCGGAGCTGAAGAAACCTTCATGGGTGTAGTTGACTTGATTACTAATCAGGCAATTACCTGGAATGAGGATGATTATGGTATGACCTTCGAGGTTATCGATATGCCAGCTGATCTGGTTGATACCGCTGCTGAATGGCGTGAAAAGCTTTTGGAAGCAGTTGCTGAATACGATGAGTCATTGATGGAGAAATTCTTCGAAGATCCTAATTCTATAACTGAAGACGAAATGCGTAAAGCCGTTCGTGAAGCAGTAATGGACATGGCTTTCGTTCCAATGATGTGTGGTACTGCCTTCAAAAACAAAGGTGTACAGGCTGTATTGGATGCAGTATGTGCTTACTTGCCTTCACCGTTGGATATCGAAGCAATCGTAGGTACCAACCCTGAAACAGAAAAGGAAGAGAAGCGCCGTCCTTCTAACGACGAGCCTTTCGCTGCCTTGGCATTCAAAATTGCTACCGATCCTTTCGTAGGTCGTTTGGCCTTTATGCGAGTATACTCTGGTGTACTGGATGCAGGTAGCTATGTATACAACAGTCGTTCCGATAGTAAGGAGCGTATCTCTCGTATCTACCAGATGCACGCTAACAAGCAGAACAGCATCCCTCGTGTAGAAGCTGGTGATATCGCTGCGGCGGTAGGTTTCAAGGACATCCGTACGGGTGATACGCTTTGTGACCTCGACCACCCGATCGTTTTGGAATCTATGGTGTTCCCTGATCCCGTAATCGGTATCGCGGTAGAGCCTAAGACCCAAAAAGACCTTGATAAGCTGGGTATGTCTTTAGCCAAATTGGCGGAAGAGGATCCTACCTTTAAGGTTCGTTACGACGAAGATACCAACCAGACCATCATTAGTGGTATGGGTGAGCTTCACTTGGAGATCATCATTGATCGTCTTAAGCGTGAATTCAAAGTTGAATGTAACGTTGGTGAGCCACAGGTTACTTACAAAGAAGCACTACAAACCACCGTTTCTCACCGTGAGCGCTTGAAGAAGCAGTCTGGTGGTTCTGGTTTGTTCGCCGATATGGAATTCGAACTTGGCCCTGCCGACGAAGAATTCTTGGAAAGCGAGGATTTCAAAGCAGGTAAGGTTAAACTGCAGTTCGATTGGGGCATCGTTGGTGGTGCTATCGACAAGAACTACCAGAAGCCTATCCGCGATGGTTTCACCGCAATGATGAACAACGGTATCTTGGCAGGTTACAACATCGATAGCATGAAAGTACGCGTCTATGACGGTAGCATGCACTCGGTGGATAGTAAGCCAATTGCCTTCGAATTGTGTGCTAAAGAAGGCTTTAGAGCTGCTGCACCCAAGACGAACCCTATACTGTTGGAGCCGATCATGAAGTTAGAGATTATCACTCCGGAAGAATACGTAGGTAACGTTATCGGTGACTTGAACCGTCGCCGTGGTTTACCGAAAGGCCAACAGCCTCGTTCTGGTGGAGCGATTTCTATCACCGCCGATGTGCCACTGGCAGAAATGTTCGGTTATGTGACGGATCTACGTACGATCACTTCTGGTCGTGCCAACTCTTCCATGGAATTCTCTCACTACGCTGCCGCTCCAAGTGGTATCGCTAAGGAGGTAATGGAAAAAGCCAACGGTAACAGCTAA
- the rpsN gene encoding 30S ribosomal protein S14 codes for MARKSLIARENKRQRMVDRYAELRTKLKEEGRWEELDKLPRNSNPIRLHNRCQLTGRPKGYMRKFGICRVKFRDLALHGKIPGITKASW; via the coding sequence ATGGCTAGAAAATCACTCATCGCCCGCGAAAACAAGCGTCAACGCATGGTTGATCGTTATGCTGAGCTGCGCACGAAGCTGAAGGAAGAAGGACGTTGGGAGGAATTGGATAAATTACCTCGTAACTCTAACCCTATCCGTCTTCACAACCGTTGTCAGTTGACCGGTCGCCCTAAAGGCTACATGCGTAAATTCGGTATTTGTCGGGTAAAGTTTCGTGACTTGGCACTCCACGGTAAAATCCCTGGAATCACCAAGGCTAGCTGGTAA
- the rpsJ gene encoding 30S ribosomal protein S10 — MNQKIRIKLRSYDHNLVDKSTEKIVKTVKNSGAIVTGPIPLPTEKKIFTVLRSPHVNKKSREQFQLRTHKRLIEIYTPTQKTVDALSKLELPSGVDIQVKLT, encoded by the coding sequence ATGAATCAGAAAATTCGTATCAAGCTCCGTTCTTACGACCATAACCTCGTTGATAAATCAACTGAGAAAATTGTAAAAACGGTGAAAAACAGTGGTGCCATAGTAACTGGCCCGATTCCGCTGCCCACCGAGAAAAAAATCTTTACCGTGCTCCGTTCACCGCACGTCAACAAGAAGTCCCGGGAGCAGTTTCAGTTACGCACTCACAAGCGCCTTATTGAAATTTACACGCCTACGCAAAAAACAGTCGATGCTTTATCGAAGCTAGAACTGCCCAGTGGTGTGGACATTCAAGTAAAGTTGACGTAG